From the genome of Arthrobacter sp. SLBN-122:
AAGCGCCGGTTCAGACCTCTTCAAGGACGTTCCCTTCGCAGTCCTTGCCATTGGCGACTCCATGTACGAAGACTTCTGCAAAGCCGGCAGCGATCTTGACGAGCGCCTTGGCGAACTCGGCGGCAAGAGAATCCTTGACCGCCTCGACTGCGATGTCGACTATGACCTGACGTCAGGCAAGTGGATCAGGGGCATGCTTGAGACCTTCAAGACAGTTGTTCCCAAGAAGCGCGACAACAACCCGGAAGACTCCACTGTTCCAGGAGCAAACCCCGCCGAGCAGCCCAAAGGCACACGCCGGGAACCTGACACTGCCACCGTCGTCGAGGCCCGCCTCCTCAGCGCTCCAGAGTCCGAAAAAGAGGTCTGGCACTATGAGCTTGAGGTAAGCGGCGACAGCCGCAACTACCGGCCAGGTGACTCACTTGCCGTAATCCCCACCAACTCCATCGAACTCGTGGAAGACCTCCTCGGATTCCTTGGCCTCGCGGGCAGCGAGGTATTCGGTGAAGACGGCAAGACCGTACGCGAGACGCTTCAAAACGACTATGAGCTTCGGCTGCCCCATCTGGGCATCGTGGCCTGGCTCGTCGAAAATCTCGCCCCGGATCATCCCGTGCGGAACCTGGTCGAGTCCGGTGACCGCAATGCGCTGGAGGACTGGCTGTGGGGACGGGACATGCTGGACGTGCTGCAGGAAACCCGGACAACGGATGTCGATCCCGGCGAGTTCCTCTCAATGCTGAGGCCCCTGCAGCACCGGTCGTACTCCATTGCCTCCAGTCCCCTCGCTGACGGCGACCGCATCCACTTGACGGTCTCCACTGTGCAATACGAGACCGCCGGCCGCCGGCACTCGGGTGCATGCAGCGGATTCCTCCAGTCCGCCGCGCAGACCAAGACAACCATAAAAGTCTTCCCGCTGCCGGCGCACGAGTTCCACCTGCCCCACGACAACTCAGCTGACGTGATCATGGTCGGTCCGGGCGTCGGAGTTGCCCCGTTCCGTGGCTTCCTCCGTGACCGCGAAGTCTCACAAGCCCGGGGACGAAACTGGCTGTTCTTCGGGGACCGCCATGAAAAGCCTTCCTGGCTTTATCAGGAGGAAATGGAAGAACTGCAAAGCAACGGCGTGCTGAACCGCCTCAGCGTGGCTTTCTCCCGGGATCAACAGGGCAAGGTCTATGTCCAGGACCGGATCCGCGAAGAAGGAGAAGACATCTTTGCCTGGCTATCGGGTGGAGCCTCGGTCTATGTGTGCGGCGGCAAACAAATAGCACCTGACATTGACGAAGCCCTGCTGGCGGTGCTCAGAAGCCACGGCGCAATGACCCCCGAAAAGGCGCACGATTACCTGCAGTCCCTGAAGAGCGAAGGACGTTACGTCAAGGACGTCTACTAGGCCCCGCTCGACCTGCCCAGCACCATGGCTTTCGTGTCCTGGGTACTGGGCAGAACACGGAAAAGCCTTGGCCTGCCTACCGCACAGGAATGTGACCTGGCTTACCGAATGCATGTAGCCGGCAATCATGATGTGCACCTTGCACATACGCCAAAAGGACCCCGCTCTTAGTGTTTTTAGTAACCAATATCAATGAGGATAAGAGGTACATAGTGAATCCCATCACACAGGTCCCGGAGGACCTCCACGAACTCGAGGCCATCGACATGCAGGATCAATCCTCAGCCGCGTCAGCGCATGACGAACTGCAAAAGTTCGTCTCCGACAACGACATCAAAACGTTCAAAGTGGGCGTCGTGGACCTGGACGGCGTATGGCGCGGCAAGCGCATCCCTGCCAGGTACTTCCTGGAAAGCGTCGCTGAGCGCGGAACGAATATCTGCAACATCATCTTCGGCTGGGACATTCAGGACGAAATCATTTCTGATCTCAGCTACACGGGGTGGGACACGGGTTACCCTGACGTGACGCTCCTCCCCGATCTCAGTACCCTGAAGGTCGTTCCGGGGGAACCCG
Proteins encoded in this window:
- a CDS encoding diflavin oxidoreductase; amino-acid sequence: MTTDTGELVRTNQGTSSEVSSETGTAVQTLSVLYGSQTGNAEFLASKIVDKANGQGYAAELMSLDMLTPQDAARKDRLLIVTATHDNGHMPDNAQPFWDQLQSAGSDLFKDVPFAVLAIGDSMYEDFCKAGSDLDERLGELGGKRILDRLDCDVDYDLTSGKWIRGMLETFKTVVPKKRDNNPEDSTVPGANPAEQPKGTRREPDTATVVEARLLSAPESEKEVWHYELEVSGDSRNYRPGDSLAVIPTNSIELVEDLLGFLGLAGSEVFGEDGKTVRETLQNDYELRLPHLGIVAWLVENLAPDHPVRNLVESGDRNALEDWLWGRDMLDVLQETRTTDVDPGEFLSMLRPLQHRSYSIASSPLADGDRIHLTVSTVQYETAGRRHSGACSGFLQSAAQTKTTIKVFPLPAHEFHLPHDNSADVIMVGPGVGVAPFRGFLRDREVSQARGRNWLFFGDRHEKPSWLYQEEMEELQSNGVLNRLSVAFSRDQQGKVYVQDRIREEGEDIFAWLSGGASVYVCGGKQIAPDIDEALLAVLRSHGAMTPEKAHDYLQSLKSEGRYVKDVY